The Chthoniobacterales bacterium nucleotide sequence TTCCCGCCGTTTCATCTGAAGAGCGCGACAAGCTGGTGGCCGAGGCGGCGGAAATTGCGATCGACCTGCTCAGCAAATAAGAGCAAAAGCAGCTTCGGTTAACCGCGGATCGCGCGGATGACACGGATTTTTTCTTAATTCCCCCTCCCAGGCATCCGCGTAATCCGCGTAATCCGCGGTTTTATTTTTCTTCCTAATTGTGGGGCGTCCGCCGCGGCGGACGCCGCGCACCCAGATGAGGTGTCTCATTTCGGGCGTGCCTTGCCAGGCCCGGGATTGCTAACCTGCGTCGGATGCACCCGATCACCACAGCCGTAATCTCCGTCTTGTTTGCCGCCGCGGCCCACGGCGCGAACCCATTTCTCAGCGCGTCGAACGATAAGCCGATTTTAGCTCAGTTCCGCGGGACGGAATGGGGAGAGCATCTCGCGGACGACAGCCCCTTCTCCGCTCGCGGGGTCACGACGCGGGTAGCTAAAACTGCCTGGGGCGCGGTCTTCAAAATTGAATTCGTCGACCTGAAATCGAAGGCCGCAAAGAAACGGGAAATTCCTCCTCTCTATTTCATCGTGACCGACGAGCAGATTGTCTTGCTGAACGAAGAGAATAACGACGCAGCGGTGAAGAAAATCGAGCAGCTGACTTCACCGCCCCCGTTCGAGCCCGACAATGTTTACGGCATCACAAAAGGAGTCGTTTCGCGCGAAGACGGACTGCGCGAAACCAAGATCGAGGTCAAAGGCGATCTCTGCACTTATCTCTGGAGCCACAATTCCGGCCACTTCACAAAACTCGTCTGGAAGAAAGGCGTCGGCCTGGTCGAGTATGGCAGCGGCTCCGGCGCGCAGGCGGACGGCTACCGCCTAAAGCGCGCGAAGTAGCCGCTGGAGACGGCACGCCTTCGTGCCGTCAGCTGTCGCGAATCATTCGTTAACGTTATCGAGGCCGGCGAATTTCCAGCCGGCGGCGGTTAGCTCAAAATAGTAACGAATCGGGGTGTTTTCTAGGTCCTTTGGCGTCGCCTTAAAAGGACAGTAAATATCGTAATCCTTGGCGGACTGTTTTTTTGGGTTAGCCTTGGCAAAACATTGGGCGGCATTGGCTTCACCGTTAAAGACTTCATCGTAGCGACGGAGAAGATCCGCTTTGTCTTTTACTTTCTTTTGAAGGTACGGCATCGAGAGCGGGAATTTTGTCATCGCCACGACGGCGGCCCTATCACCGGCGGTGACAGCCGATTTAAACTTCTTCCAGAACGCCGGAAAATCGGCCTGGGCGAACACATTCGAGGACATCAGCAGAATCAGACATCCGGCTAAGAACGATTTGGTTTTCATGGGCTTGTCTCGCCTCTTCGAGGGCGGCGAAGATATTGGCGAGGCGCAACGAGGCCTCCTGAATAAGCTCGCGCTTGGTCGTGTCGGTCAACTGCGCGAGGGTGAGATCGAGGGCGCCCGGCCAGTCGCGCATCCGCCAGAGAGTCATCGCGCGCAGATTGCGAACTTCGGCGGCGTAACGGCCCTTGGGAAATTCACGATCGTAATCGTCGAGCGCACCGAGGACGCGCTTCGGGTCGAACTGCTCACGCTGATACAATTTCTGCTGGATCTCGACCAGCGCATCTTTCGGATCGACCTCAGCCAACGGCACGCCGTTACGGGTGTAGTAGGGACGTGAGAGCGCGTGCACCGAACGGGCCAGGACGAAAACCGCGGCCTCGCGCTTCTTGCTCTTTGGATATTTCGCCAAAAAATCGCGCGCCATTTTCTCCATGCCGGCATGATCGCGCGTCGTGTAAACCGAATGGCTGTCGGGTTCCTTCGCGTCGGCCATATCGGTTTCCACCTCGACGCGGTTGCCGGCTTTCAGGGCCAGCAGGGACATCTCGAGATAATCGGCGATCGGCTTGTTCGCCGGATCGCTTTGCGCCTGCGCGATTTCTGCGGCGACCGCTGCGTCGGTATCCTCTTTCGTCGAAATGGGAGGCGGCCTGTGCTCCGACAAATTCGTGCGGTGCAACACGTCGAGCCGAATGTTCACGTAGGTCTGCTGCATTTTCGGAGTGAGATTCGGCTCGGAGAAAAACTGCGCGAGGTCGTCGAGGAAGTTGATCCAATAAGAATCGCCCGTGTCCGTGATCGCCCCCTGGGCCTTGGCCTGGAGCTCGCGCACCATCACGCCCGTGCTGGCGATGTCTCCCTCGTGGAGATGATCGCGCATGGCCGCGACCCGTTTTTGGATGTCGCTCCATGCTTCCTCAGGGTTCTGGTTGTCGCCCGAGGTAGCCTTCTCTTCCGGCGCGAGCCCGCCGAAATCATGGATCGGATAGCCCATGATATTCGCGTCCCGCAGATCCGTATCGTCCTCCCAGTTGGTTGCGTTCGTATTTTCCGCGGAGGGAAAACTCCAGTAAGCGGCCAGTCGCGTGGCTTCTTTTGAATTCGGAGATTCGGTGCGGAGCCGCTGATAAATTTCGCGCGAAACCGCTTCGCCGTTTATCTCTCGCGCGAGCTGCTCCGCGTAGTCGGAAGCGCGCGCGAGTTTCGGCATCGCTTCGAGCGCTTTCCAGCGCGCCTCCGCGGAAATGGGCGACCCAGGGCGGGCGCGGGCCGCGTTCATCCACCAGCGGGACGCGTGACGCAGCTCATCGCGTTCGGCGAGCTCGGCGTCCGGGTTCTTGATCCCCATTGAGCGGGCGTTTTCGCGGCGATGAGTGAGGGTGAGCGCAGGGTTTACCTGCAACAACGCGACCGGCCTTTCCGCGACCTGCTCGGGACGCTCGTGATTGTAGGTGACGTTGTCGGCGCCGGCGTTGGCGTCGAGCGGCACGCGCAACAGCTTCCCGCGCGCCTCCGCCCACGTGTTTGCCAATTGCAACATTGGCTCGGCCTTGTCCCCTGCCCCGCTCGTCGCCGCGGCGGTCAGCTTTTCCAACTGCGCCGCGATCGTTTTCGCTCCGCCGTCATCGAGAAATTTCCGGGCTTCGGCAAAATTCTCCTGCGCGAGATAACGTTCCGCGATGATCTGCCGGAGTTCCTTGCGCGCGCTTTCGGCGAGGCGATCGCTTGTCGCGGCGGTCACCAGCTCCGGCAGCGGCGCGAAGTTGAGCAAGGTATCGATCGCTTCCTGGATCTGCTCGAACTCGGCCCCGGTGATGTTTGGATAGATCGCGCTAGTCCTCATTTTCCAATCGCTGACTGAGTAGCGGTAATTGGTGCCGTCGACGAACCGGCCTGTTTCGAGCTGGCTCCGCTCCTCGATCGGTGCCGGCGTTTCCTCTTCTTTCTCCGCGTTTTCTTCAGACGGGGTGGCGCTTGGCGACGGCGCCGGCGCCGTCTTGTTTTTGTCGTTGATGGCGAGCAATTGCACCAGTTCGACGAACGCCTCGCCCGCCTGGTGATTATCCTGGAGCGCCAGACCGAGCCGGAGGCGCACGCCGAGCGTGAGGGGGCCGTCTGGAAAATTCTTCAGCAACTTGCGATAGGCCTCAATCGCGTCCGCCGGTTTTTTCGCGCGCTCGAACGCGATCGCCCGGACGAACAACAGATCGTCACTTCTGTCGAGCTGTGCGGGCGAGAGATTCGTCAGCTGCAAGGCTTCGGCTTGATTTCCGGACGCGCTCGCCGCCTGGGCGAGAAGCGCCAGGTAGCGTGGCTGCCAATCGCCGGCCTTGTAGAGGTCTTTTTGTTGCGCGACCGCCGCGGCGATCTTTGGCAGGACGATACGCCGCCATTTTTTCACGGTCGCCGGCGGATCGTACTCGCCGTTGTAATTGTCCGCCTCCGGCGCGCTCAGAACGAGATAAGCAAATCCCATCGCGATGCGCGGATGGCGTGCGACCAAAGTATAGGCCGCCGGCGCGTCCGGCTTCGCCGCGATGATGACCAGGCATTTTTCGCACATGTATAACGCCGACTTCAGCGTCTCGGGGTGTCCGGGGGTCTCGGCTTGCGCGATGTAATGCTCGAGGGCCTTCAGATAATCGTGGCCATCGAAAGCGAGCGCGCCGAGCCAGCCGAGCGCGTCGGCATCGTAGCGCCCGCGCGGATAAGCAGTTCGGAATCGGTCGAACAGGACCTGGGCATCGAGCCGAAGCTTGGCGCCTTTGCGTTCGTCGTCAGTCTTGCTGGAAGAGTCGTTATCGCTTCCGCGGCGCGAATCGAAAAAGGAGCAGCGCGCGAGGAGGAATTGCGCGGCTTCGGCCCGCGGATGTTTCGGAAATTCCTTGAGCACGCGTTCGAACCACGGCCGGCACTTGTCGCGATCGCCCTGGACGTAGGTCAGGGCGCCGGAGAGGAAGAGCCAGTGGGCGCGCAGTCCGTCTTTTGCCGCTTTCGCTTTCTCCTCCAACTCACCAGCCGCCCCCGGCGGCGTCGATGGCGTCTCCTCCTCGTCCCAGCGGTTTTTCTTTTCCGTAGGGAAGCCGAAGTAGTGCCGGTGCGCGACACGCCATTTGAGGTAATCAGCCGCCGCCGCGCGGTCCGTGGCTGAGCCGACTAGCAAATCGCGCACGTCCTCCAGCAAATTGCACCACCATTTCGCGTTCTCAGGATCGCGGCGCGCCTGGGCGAGCAGTTCATCCACCTTCGTCGTGAGCGCGGCCGGCGATTCGGTCCGGAGCTGATCGGCGATCGCATTTAACTCGCCCTCGAAGTCGGGCGCTTTGCCGTCGTCTTTCAGGTCCGGTGACGTCTCAAGGAAAATTTCGCCGAGCGATTTGCCGGGAAGACAGTCGAGAGTTTCGCCAAGGATGATGGCCGGCTGATCGAATTCGCCGCCGCCGGTTGCCTGCGCGAGGCGGAAGGCGAGACAGATCACCGCCGCGCAGAGGAAAAAGGATCGAATTCTCATGGTGTCACTTGTTGCCATTGCGATTGCGAAGCGAAATTGAGGATGCGCCATTGAGCTTGCGAAAAGTTCGCCGCCGGTGCGAGCCGAATCGGTCCGGTCCGCAGCGCCTGGCGGGCCCGCAGGTGACTGAACCAAAACGTCAGCCGCGTGGCCAATTGAATCGGCGCCGCCCGTCCATCGGCTTCGCCGGTTACCCGCCAGAATTCGCCCTCGCCGGCATCGCGAAAAACCGGAGCTGGCGCTTCGATTTGCAGGACGTAGCCGCGTTCGCCGGCGGTAGCGGAAAACACGAGATCGGCGTCGCTGTTATTCAGCAGCTCGATTTGGGACGTCTCCGGATTTACATGGACTGACAACTGCGGCGCGGCGTCGAGATGTCCAAGCTGGCGCAACGACCAGCCGCTCGGGTCGGTCGAATCGGGAAATCTGAAGTAAACCACGCCGCGCGCGTTCGTTTTCTGCGCTGCCGACACGGCACGCGAGAGCGCGGCCCGATCGGGCAACCGCGCCGTGACCAACTGCCCGGCGCGAACCACCGCGTTGTCCACGCGAGTATCGCGTTTCGCCCGCAGCGTGGTCACGCCGAGGTTGGTCGGCGCGACAACCTCGAGGGCGCTGCTGAAACAGACATCGTCCCAGTTCCAGTTGCGAACGTGACCGCGCGACTTGCCGTCGGGATCAAACACCGTCATGCGTGCGAATACCGGCAGGCCGACACGCCATGGAATTTGGACCTCATTCCACTCCGACAAATATCGATCGATTTTGTCCGGCACAATTAACGGCAACGGCGGTCCTCCCTTCGGATCGGGTTCGAAATCGTAGAGCATCACGAGCAGCTCGTCCGCGGCGCCGCGGAACTCGCCGGCGCCGGAGCTGTGCGCCCAGTGCGGCAGGGCCGTGATCGTCACCCGCGGCACGAGCTTGTGAAGCTGTCTCAGAGTCGCCGCGTAATCGCGAAGCAATCGATCGGGCGCATCGTAATCGATCTGCAATTCATCGGCGCCCCTGGTTGCGGCCGTCAGGGCCGAGAAAAGAGACTCGTTGGCTTGCGCGGTAAATGGGTTGCGCTCCTGCGATTCCAGGCGCACGACCGGAACGAAGCGCAGTCCGGCGACGTTCGGCGGCAGATCAAAGCGCGCGCGCCACCGCCAGTCCGCGCCGCTCTGGACCAGCTCACCGATTTGCCAGTGGATCGCGCGCACACCTTGGGCCTCGAGTTCCGCCAACTCTTGCGCGCTTGCTGGCTCGTTCCGCTGCCACGCCCAATACTCCGTGTCGAACCCGAAAGCCGCCGCGCTGCCGAGACTCAGGAGTAACAGCGTGAGGCAGCAATTCTGAAGGCAAGTCCGAGTCACGCCTACGGACTCATCAGCCTTCGCAACGCATCCTCGAAAACCGATGCCGTTTGCGGCAACGGCACGCAGGCTTCGAAATGGCCCGCCTCAGCCAGCGGCAAAATCTCTGCGTGATCGCCCGCCTTCTTCGCGGCTTCGACGTATTCGCGGACGGACGCCGCCTCGACGATCGGATCTTTTTCGCCCTGGATGAAGATTTGGCGAACGCCGATCGGCAGCCGCTGGCTCGGAGAGGTCTCGGCGTAACGCGACGAAACCTTATCCGGCCCGCCGCCAAGCAAAGGTTCGACGGAAGAGTGACAACTGTTTGGCGGGCCGATCCGATATTTTTCCAGGTTGGTTATCGCGGCGAGTCCGAGGACGCCCTGGATCGCGACAGGATTTTCACGGTAAAGCTCGCTGGATTTCGGAAGCTTTCCCCGGCTCGCCAGCCAAAGGGCCAGGTGGCCGCCGGCTGAATGTCCGGTTGCGAAAACTCGTTTCAGGTCGAGGTGCGCTTTCTCGGCCATTCCGCGAAGCGCGTCGGTCCCGTCAGCGACGTCGAGAAAAGTGCCGGGCCACCCGCCACCGGCGTCGCCCAGGCGCCGATACTCGATCGTCCAGGTCGCGACGCCGTGTTCGGTCAACCATTCGGCGAGCCGCGTCATGTAAACGTAATCGAACTCATTCTGCCAGCAGCCGCCGTGAATCACAATCATCACTGGAAACGGACCCGGACCACTCGGAACGCGGAGCTCGCCAAATTGCTGCGGTCCATTGCCGTAAGTGATGCGTTCCCCGGCCGCCGGCAGCGGCATTCCGCCGAGCTCGGACCAGGTCAGGGTCTTGGCGTCGAGGTTAATGTGTGGCGAGGTCATGGTGATAAATACCAAAGCCCGGAGAAATTTTTTCATTTAACGCCGCGCAATTTCACAGTCTGGGTAGTCATTTGTACCCAGTTTCAACGAATCGGTTGCTCTAATGCACGTTATAAATCTCGACGAGACCTATCCCAATCCCACCGCTCTTCCCGGCGAGAATAGCGGTAAATGCTCCGGGCGGCAGTGATGTAAAGATTCCCGACTCTTTCGGATCGGAGAGCCCCAAACCGGCCGCGCTTAGTTGCGCGGCTGAGACAGGATCGTCCAGCCAGCCGTCGTTCATGACGAGGGTCGTCCCGTTACTGTCGTGCAGCTCTAAGACAGGGTCAGCCAGCACGGGACTAAGGCCAAACTGCTCCAAGGAGGGCCCGATTCCTCGGACTGCCACCTGAGTATTGTTCGTTCCACTAAGGATAAATCCTCCGATCATAACGTTCTCGGCAGTCCGGACAAAACCGCGAGTACTGATGTTCGCCAGTTGTGAATCAGCGAGGCCGTTTGTGTCGTAGATTTCCACCAGTCCTACGCCAGTGCCTTGGTCCTTCCCGGCCACGATCGCGGTGTACGCTCCGGGCTGGAGCGTCGCGACCAATCCCGCCTCTTTCTGGTCGGTCGGAGCCAAGCCGAGAGCGGTCAATTGGGCCGCTTGCGCGGAATTATCCTGCCAATCGTCATTTCCTAAAATCAATGAGCCGTCGCTGGCACGAAGCTCGAGGGTGGGATCGGCGAGTGTGTCGCTAATTCCAAACTGGGAAAGGGACGGCCCAATACCACGGACCGCCACGGTCTTGGGCGCGTTTCCAGTGATAATGAAGCCGCCAATGAGCACATTGTTGCCCGTTTCGACTCGAATCCGCGT carries:
- a CDS encoding DUF3142 domain-containing protein, with translation MTRTCLQNCCLTLLLLSLGSAAAFGFDTEYWAWQRNEPASAQELAELEAQGVRAIHWQIGELVQSGADWRWRARFDLPPNVAGLRFVPVVRLESQERNPFTAQANESLFSALTAATRGADELQIDYDAPDRLLRDYAATLRQLHKLVPRVTITALPHWAHSSGAGEFRGAADELLVMLYDFEPDPKGGPPLPLIVPDKIDRYLSEWNEVQIPWRVGLPVFARMTVFDPDGKSRGHVRNWNWDDVCFSSALEVVAPTNLGVTTLRAKRDTRVDNAVVRAGQLVTARLPDRAALSRAVSAAQKTNARGVVYFRFPDSTDPSGWSLRQLGHLDAAPQLSVHVNPETSQIELLNNSDADLVFSATAGERGYVLQIEAPAPVFRDAGEGEFWRVTGEADGRAAPIQLATRLTFWFSHLRARQALRTGPIRLAPAANFSQAQWRILNFASQSQWQQVTP
- a CDS encoding alpha/beta hydrolase encodes the protein MKKFLRALVFITMTSPHINLDAKTLTWSELGGMPLPAAGERITYGNGPQQFGELRVPSGPGPFPVMIVIHGGCWQNEFDYVYMTRLAEWLTEHGVATWTIEYRRLGDAGGGWPGTFLDVADGTDALRGMAEKAHLDLKRVFATGHSAGGHLALWLASRGKLPKSSELYRENPVAIQGVLGLAAITNLEKYRIGPPNSCHSSVEPLLGGGPDKVSSRYAETSPSQRLPIGVRQIFIQGEKDPIVEAASVREYVEAAKKAGDHAEILPLAEAGHFEACVPLPQTASVFEDALRRLMSP